A region of the Nitrospira sp. genome:
TTGATTCGCCACCGAGTCCGCGCGCAGCACATTCCTCTCACGCCGGATCAGATCTACGACATGGTCGTGTTCGCCGCCTTCGGGGTTTTTATCGGCGGGCGCATCGGGTACACGTTGTTTTATAATTTTTCTTACTACGCCCAGAATCCGTTGAAAGTCTTCGCCGTGTGGGAAGGCGGGATGTCCTTCCATGGCGGCCTCATCGGGACGATTGTCGCCTTGATCTGGTTCAGTAAGCGACAGGGCTTGCCCGTCTACACCATTGCGGACCTGGCTGCCGCTGTGACCCCGATTGGACTGGGATTTGGCCGACTCGGAAACTTTATCAATGGAGAACTCTTTGGACGGGCGACCGATGTGGAGTGGTGCATGGTCTTCCCATCGGGAGGACCGGTGTGTCGCCACCCTTCACAACTCTATGAAGCAGGACTGGAAGGTATTCTCTTGTTCACGATCCTCTGGTTGCTTGCGCGCACGTCACCGCCACCAGGGTCGTTGTGCTGGACGTTCATCGCCGGCTACGGCGTCAGTCGGATGATCGTCGAGCTCGTCCGCGAGCCCGACCAGCATATCGGCTTTGTCCTTGGACCGATCACCATGGGCCAGTTGCTGTCGGCTCCCATGGTCATGTTGGGTCTGTTCATGCTGATATGGGGATATCACAAACGGTCACTGGAACGATCACGTTCAATGCCGCCCCCTCAATAGGGCATCTCGTCGTCATCCAGACCGACATGGTGCCCCAGTTCGTGCACGAGCGTATCGCCGATTTCCTGAATCATCTCCCTCTCTGTGTCGCATTGCCGGAGAATCGGTCCGCGATAGAGTGAGATCTGTGCAGGCGCCTGGCCTCCAGCGCGAAAAAATGAGTCGTCGTGCAGTGAGAGACCATGGTACAGACCGAGTAGCTCCTCTCCGTCCTCCATCTCCAGATCTCTCAGCACACTCGGAGGGGGCTCGTCTTCCACGACAACCGCCACGGCATCGAGCAACCGGGCATATTCGTCAGGCAAGTCCGCGATGGCCGCTTCAACGAGATGGGCAAAGGACTCGGCCGAGATTCGCTGAGACACTTCCGACCTCGCTAGAATCGTTGCCCAGGGGTAGGATCCAGATAGGATTTTTTCCGCAAGTTGTGATTCAGTCCCGTCTCGCGAAGCGGCGGTGAATCCCAAATCACTTTGTTTCCCGGTGCCAGGTTGGCGGCCTCGAGATAGTGCTTCTTCGCGTCCGCCTTGCTCCCCATACGATCCAACGACACCGCCAAATTGTAGTGCGCCTCAGCCAATGTCGGTTGCAGGGTGGCTGCGGTTTGATAGGCCTGAGCGGCACCGGCCCAATCGCCCGACCGGAACAGGCGATCCCCTTCAGTCATTGCGGCCGCCGCCTTCACCGAGGTGTCGGCCGGACTCGCCAGAATGGTAGTCGGCACTTTCGCCGGGCCAGCACAACCGCCGGCCAACCCGCAGAACAACACCAGCATGAGATAGGATCGCATGGTCCGTCTCCTGTTACAGTTCGTAGCCAACACCGCAGCGAAGAAACAAAAGCTGCGCGGATATCGCTGAAACCCCTAAACTTTTCTGAGCCGCGGCCTTATAGAGCGTCATCTGAGATCGATACCGCTCCGCCCGCTCGGGCATATTTTGCGCCGTCACCTGATCGGTCTTATAGTCCCCAATCCAGATTCGGTCGTCAAGACGGTAGATGACATCCATCATGCCATGGACGATCTGGC
Encoded here:
- a CDS encoding tetratricopeptide repeat protein, with the translated sequence MRSYLMLVLFCGLAGGCAGPAKVPTTILASPADTSVKAAAAMTEGDRLFRSGDWAGAAQAYQTAATLQPTLAEAHYNLAVSLDRMGSKADAKKHYLEAANLAPGNKVIWDSPPLRETGLNHNLRKKSYLDPTPGQRF
- the lgt gene encoding prolipoprotein diacylglyceryl transferase encodes the protein MGSFAALPYPHINPVFLDLGPLQFRWYGLMYLIGLTAAYFLIRHRVRAQHIPLTPDQIYDMVVFAAFGVFIGGRIGYTLFYNFSYYAQNPLKVFAVWEGGMSFHGGLIGTIVALIWFSKRQGLPVYTIADLAAAVTPIGLGFGRLGNFINGELFGRATDVEWCMVFPSGGPVCRHPSQLYEAGLEGILLFTILWLLARTSPPPGSLCWTFIAGYGVSRMIVELVREPDQHIGFVLGPITMGQLLSAPMVMLGLFMLIWGYHKRSLERSRSMPPPQ
- a CDS encoding metallopeptidase family protein, encoding MSQRISAESFAHLVEAAIADLPDEYARLLDAVAVVVEDEPPPSVLRDLEMEDGEELLGLYHGLSLHDDSFFRAGGQAPAQISLYRGPILRQCDTEREMIQEIGDTLVHELGHHVGLDDDEMPY